The sequence below is a genomic window from Candidatus Dependentiae bacterium.
TTGTGAAATTAGCATTGAAATCCGGTGCTGATCCTGAGCTAAAAGATGCTGATGGGCAGAATGCATTACATATTGCCAGTTTTTGTGGTAAAACAGAAATCTGTAGAATGTTTTTAACGAACTATAAAATGCCTGTAAATGAAACATCAAACTATGGCGCAACTCCATTGCATTGTGCTTCATATTTGGCACATACTGAAACGATCGCATTGTTGCTCAAGCATGGTGCTAGAAAAAATGTTCAAGATTATATGCTGGAAGCATTTCCAATTGATTTTTTGCATATAGGGTTTGATGCTTTGTCTGATAATAGTCCTATAAGTAAACGTTTTGCTCAGGCTATTGCATTACTTAAATGAATTCAAATGTTGTTCCATTTGTTTGACCGTCATATTGCCATTGTTGCTACCGTGTGTTTTTATTGTTTTACCATTTTGTTTGTATATTACTGTTGGATAGGTTGAAAAACCGTAACGTGATTTATACGAGTTATCACTGCCAACGTTTACGACAATAAATTGAGCTTTGTTTTGGTTATTTTGTGCAAAAGTACGAAATTTTGGATTTAGATATGAGCAAAATGGACACCCTGTTCTACAAAACATAATGACCGCTTTATCTTGTGCATGTTTATCAATTACAGTAGTTGGATTTTGGATGCCACGAGTAGATGCATTTAGTGTTATTAAACTTTGGTAAGTGAACGTGGCGTTAGAGCAGATGATCATACTGATCGCTATTAATTTTTTCATGAGTATTTATTCCCTATAATATATATAGCTATTAATTACATAATATCAAACTGCTCTTATTTTAGCAACAGGGTTTAAAATATTCTATTTGGAAATGTTTTGCTAACAGAAAGTCTTGAGTTTTCGATATGTTTTTGTATAGTTTCAAGGTTAGAAATATCAAGCAAGAGGGGTGCGATATGTTTAAAATATTATATGGTTATTTAATGTTATTTTGTGTGCTAGTATGTGGTTTTTATGCGTATGGTGCAGATAATTTGGAAGTTGTCATTGTTGGAACTGATGGAAAACAAGAGCGTAGTGATTTTACTGAGATTGAGTTAGGAGACATGCCGGATGTTTCTGTTTGTATAGATGATATGGGTATTTACGTTCCGCATAATCCATATATTTCTCAAAAAAAGCGTAGCAAAATTATGGCTCAAGTCTTAGATGATTTCAAAACAAAAAAACCTGAAACCTATCAAAATTTGCATTGTGTTATTAGAACAAGAAAAGATAATGTATTGCGTGGGTTTGAAGTGCAAGTTAATAAAGAGCAATTAGAATCGGTTGTGGGTTATTTTGTTAAAAAAGTACTCAAAAAAGATATTGAGGTTCTTGGTCGTGAAATTCAAAGAGAAAAAATTCGAAAAGTTGTAACGGGATTGGTTTCGGCAGGTGCAGCGGCTGGCCTTTCTGCATTGATTGCATATTTAGGTTCATTATGGTGAAAATATATTAAAAGGAGAAAATGATGAAGAGAGTTGTATATTGTTTTTTTATTTTTGGGGTTGCACATCTGTTTTGTGCCGATAGTCAGGAATTGACGACTAATGATCCTCTTGCGGCTGAAATTGGTTTAACATCAGATTTACCTTTATTGATTGAAGATAATATTGCGCAGTTATTATCTAAGCATTTACCAAAAGGTAGTGAGCTTAAGCGAAAAGATATAAAACATCAGTTATTACAGTTATCGTCAGAGAGTGCAGATGATGCGCATGTATTATTAGGGAGAATTGTAAAACGTTCAGAAGGTGATAAAGACATTGGTACACGCGCTCAATTGATATTGTATTTGTTGAGTAGTCAAAAAAGTCTCAGTAACGCTCATATTACAAAATTAAAGGGAGAATTACAAAAAAAAGATGAAGAGTATCAGCAGGATTTAGAGCAAAAAGAAAGAATATATACACATATATTATCACAGAAAAATGTTGAAAATTGGACCTCTTTGTTTCTTACTGCAGTGATTACCGGGATATTGACTTGGGGATTTGGCGCAAACTGTTAATATCTCAATCTGTGAAAGTTTAATAGATTGTTTTTTTGAAAAAGGGGGAGTTATGAAAAAAATTTTATTATTATTGATGATTCCTTTATTTGTTTTTACAGCTCAACAAGATGGTATGAAAGTTTCATCATTTACTCAAGCAGCTGCACAAAAATTAATTGATAGTCAGCCGGTAAATGAAAAAAGAATAATAGATCAGCATATTTTATCAACTGCGTTGCAGAGAACTACTTTAAACCCTCATATACGTAATGCTATAAAAGATGAAGGAAGGATAAAAGCATTATATATGGAGCCTAGAGCTGAATTAGGAGGGAGTGCTCTTTTACTTTTGCATGCATTATCAGATGAATTAGATGATCATCAATCTCAAATGCGTCGTTTTAAATTAAAACTACAGATGAAGAAGGAGCGACGAGAGAAGCAAGAAGCAGAATGGATAAAAAAAAGTAGATGGTATATTGCGACTGTTATCGGTTCATCAGTTACATGTTTTACCATCGGGTTGGTTTTAAATGGTATGTGCTGTTAGATTATTTGGAGGTTATAAAATAGAAAAGAAATGTATTTTGGTAGTAATGATTTTATCAAATGCGCCTTTTGCAGCTGATTTAATGGAAGTGATCGTTGATGGTTCAAGGAGCGGATCTCATATATCGGCAGAGTCGGGGGCAAGTAGTGCTATAAGTAATCCATTGCGTTTGAATTTGTTTGGAATGCTTGTTGGTGAGACTGGTGCAGTTGTTGTTATCGTATCAATTTCTTAAATACACATATTGGGATGCATTGAAAATGCATCCCAATCTTATTTTTTTATTATATTATCCAAAATGTTTTTTGATTTTTGTTTTAATGTCATTTGGTAAATTGCCGGTTACCGTGTCGATACGTTTACCATCTTTAAAAAACAGGATACTTGGCAGGCTACGTACTTTAAATTGTTGAGATATTTCTTTATAGCTATCAACATTAACTTTGATAAATGTTACCTTGCTGCATTCATTTGATAAGCTAACAAACTTTGGTGCTAGACTTTTGCAAGGTCCACACCAATCGGCATAAAAATCAACGACAACGTTGCCTGTGCTAATTTGTTTATTAAATGCTTGTAATGCAGATTCATTTCGTGTGGCAGAAAAGTGAATCACTTTTGCATTTACGGTAGAAATTATTAATGCACTCATGAGTAATAGTCGTTTCATATCTATTCCTTATGGATAATGATTAAAAATATATTGTGATCTATATTTGTTATGTTTAACATTTATCGAGTAAATTGCAATACGAGTCGTTATTGTCCGAAACTTGCATTCATTATTTGTTCAAATGCCTCTTTATGCATGCCACCGTCTATTTGATCTACTATAGCACCATCTTTAAAGAGATAAAATACCGGAACGCCTTGTATGGCGATATGTTTTCCGGCAACATCAAATCCATTTGCAAGGTCTGTGAACTGGTCGATATCGACTTTTACGAATGAGA
It includes:
- a CDS encoding ankyrin repeat domain-containing protein, with the protein product MRNIVFCLFLFSNICIQSADNDINQILDSFVQAETNEEINRQLSLLQEKLLKIKDVSCDVNVLNKKTGICLLHYALGRGYKRLFVEACDKKCADFNVYEQGSTGKKPFLYWLVRQPDGFVKLALKSGADPELKDADGQNALHIASFCGKTEICRMFLTNYKMPVNETSNYGATPLHCASYLAHTETIALLLKHGARKNVQDYMLEAFPIDFLHIGFDALSDNSPISKRFAQAIALLK
- a CDS encoding thioredoxin family protein — protein: MKKLIAISMIICSNATFTYQSLITLNASTRGIQNPTTVIDKHAQDKAVIMFCRTGCPFCSYLNPKFRTFAQNNQNKAQFIVVNVGSDNSYKSRYGFSTYPTVIYKQNGKTIKTHGSNNGNMTVKQMEQHLNSFK
- the trxA gene encoding thioredoxin — its product is MKRLLLMSALIISTVNAKVIHFSATRNESALQAFNKQISTGNVVVDFYADWCGPCKSLAPKFVSLSNECSKVTFIKVNVDSYKEISQQFKVRSLPSILFFKDGKRIDTVTGNLPNDIKTKIKKHFG